One window of Ralstonia pickettii DTP0602 genomic DNA carries:
- a CDS encoding carbon monoxide dehydrogenase (K03518: E1.2.99.2S, coxS; carbon-monoxide dehydrogenase small subunit [EC:1.2.99.2]) produces the protein MAIPIRLTVNGKPVDAQVEPNTLLVQFLREQLRLTGTHVGCDTAQCGACTVHLDGRAVKSCNLLAVQADGAKVTTIEGLAAPGTLHPMQEAFRECHGLQCGFCTPGMVMSATALVQEHPGADAATIRAHLEGNLCRCTGYHNIVRAVQQGQAAMQGAAASAE, from the coding sequence ATGGCGATTCCGATCCGCCTGACGGTCAACGGCAAGCCCGTTGACGCCCAGGTAGAACCCAACACCCTCCTGGTCCAGTTCCTGCGCGAACAGTTGCGCCTGACCGGCACCCACGTCGGCTGCGACACTGCGCAGTGCGGCGCCTGCACGGTCCACCTGGACGGCCGGGCGGTCAAGTCGTGCAACCTGCTGGCGGTACAGGCCGACGGCGCCAAGGTCACCACCATCGAGGGTCTGGCCGCGCCCGGCACGCTGCACCCGATGCAGGAAGCCTTCCGTGAATGCCACGGCCTGCAATGCGGCTTCTGTACGCCGGGCATGGTGATGAGCGCCACCGCGCTGGTGCAGGAGCACCCGGGCGCCGACGCCGCCACCATCCGCGCCCACCTGGAAGGCAACCTGTGCCGCTGCACGGGCTACCACAACATCGTCCGGGCAGTGCAGCAGGGCCAGGCGGCCATGCAGGGCGCCGCCGCCAGCGCGGAATAA
- a CDS encoding membrane protein, whose product MEAFFDWLFETVALPKVGLSAIFVVSLISATLLPLGSEPAVFGYVKLNPQMFWPAILVATLGNTVGGAIDWWLGYAAKLALVRYHKRRRAREHEIEHLEHREHTRKPPKPKLDVRYFRWMRRLGPPTLLFSWLPGIGDPLCTLAGWLRLSFWPSLAWMAVGKFIRYLFMTASLLWIPDSFWHNIAQTWKAWF is encoded by the coding sequence ATGGAAGCGTTCTTCGACTGGCTGTTTGAAACCGTCGCCCTGCCCAAGGTGGGCCTGTCCGCGATCTTCGTGGTCAGCCTGATCTCGGCCACGCTATTGCCACTGGGCTCCGAGCCGGCCGTGTTCGGCTACGTCAAGCTCAACCCGCAGATGTTCTGGCCGGCGATCCTGGTGGCCACGCTCGGCAACACGGTCGGCGGCGCGATCGACTGGTGGCTGGGCTACGCCGCCAAGCTGGCGCTGGTGCGCTACCACAAGCGGCGCCGGGCGCGCGAACACGAAATTGAGCACCTCGAGCACCGCGAACACACGCGCAAGCCGCCCAAGCCCAAGCTCGACGTGCGCTACTTCCGGTGGATGCGCCGGCTCGGCCCGCCCACGCTGCTGTTTTCCTGGCTGCCCGGCATTGGTGATCCATTGTGCACTTTGGCTGGCTGGCTGCGGCTCTCTTTCTGGCCCAGCCTGGCCTGGATGGCAGTCGGAAAATTCATCCGCTACCTGTTCATGACGGCCAGCCTGCTGTGGATCCCGGACAGTTTTTGGCACAACATTGCGCAAACGTGGAAGGCCTGGTTCTGA
- a CDS encoding FAD-linked oxidase: MNAPLVLDAKLAAQDAPPRLREIPYNYTSFSDREIVIRLLGEEAWRILDELRSERRTGRSARMLYEVLGDIWVVRRNPYLQDDLLENPKRRQMLVSALHHRLNEIEKRRAADRAEHAEPAAEDRSHRVEQLVAFAKQAIEDFKNEFAAAYDLRKRAQRVLGKVTQKDNIKFDGLSRVSHVTDATDWRVEYPFVVLTPDTEEEIAGLVKGCFELGLTIIPRGGGTGYTGGAVPLTPMSAVINTEKLEQLGPVEETDLPGVSRKVATIFSGAGVVTRRVADAADKAGLVFAVDPTSIDASCIGGNVAMNAGGKKAVLWGTALDNLAWWRMVDPEGNWLEITRLDHNLGKIHDVPVATFELKWSDGNRAPGEKVLRTETLAIEGRKFRKEGLGKDVTDKFLAGLPGVQKEGCDGIITSARWILHRMPKFIRTVCLEFFGQARDAIPSIVEIKDFLDAETRKPGGAILAGLEHLDERYLRAVGYATKSKRNAFPKMVLIGDIVGDDEDAVARATSEVIRMANGKSGEGFIAVSPEARKKFWLDRSRTAAIAKHTNAFKINEDVVIPLNRMGEYTDGIERINIELSIKSKLKLVDTLEAFFARGNLPLGRSDDANEIPSAELLEDRVQHALTLLREIRARWRYLQDHMDVPLTQAKASLIGHGLGLLGQEFDARLQHQPDATVFHLLQDRTIRVSWKAEIRAELRKIFNGGEFKPILDEAQKIHKQVLRGRVFVALHMHAGDGNVHTNIPVNSDDYDMLQDAHRAVARIMALARSLDGVISGEHGIGITKLEFLTEEEIGDFRAYKAKVDPQGRFNKGKLLPGADLRNAYTPSFGLMGHESIIMQQSDIGAIAESVKDCLRCGKCKPVCATHVPRANLLYSPRNKILATSLLIEAFLYEEQTRRGISVKHWDEFSDVADHCTVCHKCVTPCPVKIDFGDVSMNMRNLLRKMGQKKFNPGTAASMFFLNATNPETINLTRKVMIDWGYKAQRLGNEVLKKFARKQTAHPPATVGKPPVREQVIHFINKKMPGNLPKKTARALLDIEDNEIVPIIRDPKATTPESEAVFYFPGCGSERLFSQVGLATQAMLWHVGVQTVLPPGYLCCGYPQRGNGQYDKAEKIVTDNRVLFHRVANTLNYLDIKTVVVSCGTCYDQLAGYEFDKIFPGCRIIDIHEYLLEKGVKLEGVTGTRYMYHDPCHTPIKTMDPTKLVNDLMGGNTGLGKIEKNERCCGESGTLAVTRPDISTQVRFRKEEEMTKGADKLRADGFTGDVKILTSCPSCLQGLSRYNEDASVQADYIVIEMAKHLLGENWMPEYVAKANAGGIERVLV; this comes from the coding sequence ATGAACGCCCCACTCGTGCTCGACGCCAAGCTCGCCGCGCAGGACGCCCCCCCGCGCCTGCGTGAGATTCCCTATAACTACACGTCCTTCTCGGACCGCGAGATTGTCATCCGCCTGCTGGGCGAGGAAGCCTGGCGCATCCTAGACGAGCTGCGCAGCGAGCGCCGCACCGGCCGCTCCGCCCGCATGCTGTACGAGGTGCTGGGCGATATCTGGGTGGTTCGCCGCAATCCCTACCTGCAGGACGACCTGCTGGAAAATCCCAAGCGCCGCCAGATGCTGGTCAGCGCGCTGCATCACCGCCTGAACGAGATCGAGAAGCGCCGCGCCGCCGACCGTGCCGAGCACGCCGAGCCCGCCGCCGAGGACCGTTCGCACCGCGTGGAGCAACTGGTCGCCTTCGCCAAGCAGGCGATCGAGGATTTCAAGAACGAATTCGCCGCGGCCTATGACCTGCGCAAGCGCGCGCAGCGCGTGCTGGGCAAGGTCACGCAGAAGGACAACATCAAGTTCGACGGCCTGTCGCGCGTCTCGCACGTGACCGACGCTACCGACTGGCGCGTGGAATACCCGTTCGTCGTGCTGACGCCCGACACCGAGGAAGAGATCGCCGGCCTGGTCAAGGGCTGCTTCGAGTTGGGCCTGACCATCATCCCGCGCGGGGGCGGCACCGGCTATACCGGCGGCGCCGTGCCGCTGACGCCGATGAGCGCGGTGATCAATACCGAGAAGCTGGAGCAGCTCGGCCCGGTCGAGGAAACTGACCTGCCCGGCGTGTCGCGCAAGGTTGCGACCATCTTCTCCGGCGCCGGCGTGGTGACGCGCCGCGTGGCCGACGCGGCCGACAAGGCCGGCCTGGTGTTCGCGGTCGACCCGACCTCGATCGATGCCTCGTGCATCGGCGGCAACGTGGCCATGAATGCCGGCGGCAAGAAGGCCGTGCTGTGGGGCACCGCGCTGGACAACCTGGCCTGGTGGCGCATGGTGGACCCGGAGGGCAACTGGCTGGAAATCACCCGGCTGGACCACAACCTGGGCAAGATCCACGACGTGCCGGTGGCCACCTTCGAGCTGAAGTGGTCGGACGGCAACCGTGCGCCGGGCGAGAAGGTGCTGCGCACCGAGACGCTGGCCATCGAGGGCCGCAAGTTCCGCAAGGAAGGCCTGGGCAAGGACGTCACCGACAAGTTCCTGGCCGGCCTGCCGGGCGTGCAGAAGGAAGGCTGCGACGGCATCATCACCAGCGCGCGCTGGATCCTGCACCGCATGCCGAAGTTCATCCGCACGGTGTGCCTGGAGTTCTTCGGCCAGGCGCGCGACGCCATCCCGAGCATCGTCGAGATCAAGGACTTCCTCGACGCCGAGACCAGGAAGCCCGGCGGCGCCATCCTGGCCGGCCTGGAGCACCTGGACGAGCGCTACCTGCGCGCGGTCGGCTACGCCACCAAGAGCAAGCGCAACGCCTTCCCGAAGATGGTGCTGATCGGCGATATCGTCGGCGACGATGAAGACGCCGTGGCGCGCGCCACCTCGGAAGTGATCCGCATGGCCAACGGCAAGAGCGGCGAAGGCTTTATCGCCGTCAGCCCCGAGGCGCGCAAGAAATTCTGGCTCGACCGTTCGCGTACCGCAGCGATTGCGAAGCATACCAACGCCTTCAAGATCAACGAAGACGTGGTGATCCCGCTGAACCGCATGGGCGAGTACACCGACGGCATCGAGCGCATCAATATCGAGCTGTCGATCAAGAGCAAGCTCAAGCTGGTCGACACGCTGGAAGCGTTTTTCGCGCGCGGCAACCTGCCGCTGGGCCGCAGCGACGACGCCAACGAGATCCCCAGCGCCGAATTGCTGGAAGACCGTGTGCAGCACGCGCTGACGCTGCTGCGCGAGATCCGCGCGCGCTGGCGTTACCTGCAGGACCATATGGACGTGCCGCTGACGCAGGCCAAGGCCTCGCTGATCGGGCATGGACTGGGGCTGCTGGGGCAGGAGTTCGATGCGCGCCTGCAGCATCAGCCTGACGCCACCGTGTTCCACCTGCTGCAGGACCGCACCATCCGCGTGTCGTGGAAGGCCGAGATCCGCGCCGAGCTGCGCAAGATCTTCAACGGCGGCGAGTTCAAGCCGATCCTGGACGAGGCCCAGAAGATCCACAAGCAGGTGCTGCGCGGCCGCGTCTTCGTGGCACTGCACATGCACGCCGGCGACGGCAATGTGCACACCAATATCCCGGTGAACTCCGACGACTACGACATGCTGCAGGACGCGCACCGCGCGGTGGCCCGCATCATGGCGCTGGCGCGTTCGCTCGACGGCGTGATCTCGGGCGAGCACGGCATCGGCATCACCAAGCTGGAATTCCTCACCGAGGAAGAGATCGGCGACTTCCGCGCCTACAAGGCCAAGGTCGACCCGCAGGGCCGCTTCAACAAGGGCAAGCTGCTGCCCGGCGCCGACCTGCGCAATGCCTACACGCCGTCGTTCGGCCTGATGGGGCATGAGTCGATCATCATGCAGCAGAGCGATATCGGCGCCATTGCCGAGAGCGTCAAGGACTGCCTGCGCTGCGGCAAGTGCAAGCCGGTGTGCGCCACGCACGTGCCGCGCGCCAACCTGCTGTACAGCCCGCGCAACAAGATCCTGGCGACTTCGCTGCTGATCGAGGCCTTCCTGTATGAAGAGCAGACCCGCCGCGGCATCTCGGTCAAGCACTGGGACGAGTTCTCCGACGTGGCCGACCATTGCACGGTCTGCCACAAGTGCGTGACGCCGTGCCCGGTCAAGATCGACTTCGGCGACGTGTCGATGAACATGCGCAACCTGCTGCGCAAGATGGGGCAGAAGAAGTTCAACCCCGGCACCGCGGCGTCGATGTTCTTCCTGAACGCCACCAACCCCGAGACCATCAACCTGACCCGCAAGGTCATGATCGACTGGGGCTACAAGGCGCAGCGCCTGGGCAACGAGGTGCTGAAGAAGTTCGCCAGGAAGCAGACCGCGCATCCGCCCGCGACCGTGGGCAAGCCGCCGGTGCGCGAGCAGGTGATCCACTTCATTAACAAGAAGATGCCGGGCAACCTGCCCAAGAAGACCGCGCGCGCACTGCTCGATATCGAGGACAACGAGATCGTGCCGATCATCCGCGACCCGAAGGCGACCACGCCGGAATCGGAAGCGGTGTTCTACTTTCCGGGCTGCGGCTCGGAGCGGCTGTTCTCGCAGGTCGGGCTGGCCACGCAGGCGATGCTGTGGCACGTCGGTGTGCAGACCGTGCTGCCGCCTGGCTACCTGTGCTGCGGCTATCCGCAGCGCGGCAACGGCCAGTACGACAAGGCCGAGAAGATCGTCACCGACAACCGCGTGCTGTTCCACCGCGTGGCCAACACGCTTAACTACCTCGACATCAAGACCGTGGTGGTCAGCTGCGGCACCTGCTACGACCAGCTCGCCGGGTATGAATTCGACAAGATCTTCCCGGGCTGCCGCATCATCGACATCCACGAATACCTGCTCGAGAAGGGCGTGAAGCTGGAAGGCGTGACCGGTACGCGCTACATGTACCACGATCCCTGCCACACCCCGATCAAGACCATGGACCCGACCAAGCTGGTCAACGACCTGATGGGCGGGAACACCGGTCTGGGCAAGATCGAGAAGAACGAGCGCTGCTGCGGCGAGTCCGGCACGCTGGCGGTGACGCGTCCGGACATCTCGACGCAGGTCCGCTTCCGCAAGGAAGAGGAGATGACCAAGGGCGCCGACAAGCTGCGCGCCGACGGCTTCACTGGCGACGTCAAGATCCTGACCAGCTGCCCGTCCTGCCTGCAGGGGCTTTCGCGCTACAACGAAGATGCTTCGGTGCAGGCGGATTACATCGTGATCGAGATGGCCAAGCACCTGCTGGGCGAGAACTGGATGCCCGAGTACGTGGCCAAGGCCAATGCGGGTGGCATCGAGCGGGTGCTGGTGTAA
- a CDS encoding DeoR family transcriptional regulator: MARSANCPLCQTDGGELVWMGDRARLILVEHDRFPGFCRIVWNDHVAELSDLDDADQAWLMRLVARVERVVREVMTPDKVNLAAFGNMVPHLHWHIIPRYRWDTHFPEAIWAAPQRAADAVRVQELASRLPALRTALSLLESDDA; the protein is encoded by the coding sequence ATGGCGCGTTCTGCTAACTGCCCGCTCTGCCAGACCGACGGCGGCGAACTGGTCTGGATGGGCGACCGCGCCCGGCTGATCCTGGTCGAGCATGACCGCTTCCCGGGCTTCTGCCGCATCGTCTGGAACGATCACGTGGCCGAGCTCAGCGACCTGGACGATGCCGACCAGGCCTGGCTGATGCGGCTGGTGGCGCGCGTGGAGCGGGTGGTGCGCGAGGTGATGACGCCGGACAAGGTCAACCTGGCCGCCTTCGGCAACATGGTGCCGCACCTGCACTGGCATATCATCCCGCGCTATCGCTGGGACACGCATTTCCCTGAGGCGATCTGGGCTGCGCCGCAACGCGCGGCGGATGCCGTGCGCGTGCAGGAGCTGGCCAGCCGGCTGCCCGCGCTGCGTACGGCACTTTCGCTGCTTGAATCGGATGATGCCTGA
- a CDS encoding ABC transporter ATP-binding protein (K02471: yddA; putative ATP-binding cassette transporter): MSSTTPTSVTVPGPAVPARALKIQSRLRMAATWALIKPYWKSEDRVAGLGLLTLVIALNLGIVYINVLLNEWNRVFYNALEQRDYASFKVLLLRFSWIAGFYIVAYLSRQYYTMMLQMRWRTWMTGQFMDRWLGHQAYYRIEQTHTTDNPDQRIADDLRLFTDGGLSLSLGLLNSVVTLISFVGILWTLSGPISFALGGSELMIPGYMVWFAAGYAVVGSLVAHFVGRPLIGLNFQQEQYEADFRFTLVRLRENSEPVALYRGEPTEKAGLRARFDRIRANWNQLMLYTRRLNFVSSGYAQFAIIFPILVAAPRYFAGKMTLGGLMQISSAFGQVQGALSWFVDSYATLVGWKAAANRLIDFQEAIRVAERQDLAPGGTRDIEVVHTGKPQDGITIDGLALALPVRAARGAAVGQRPLVAPFSLSVAPGERWLVSGPSGCGKSVLFRALAGIWPYGSGTVTMPEGARMLFLPQRSYLPIGTLADALAYPDAGTAHDKEALQVALRQARLAALVDQLDVFDNWSLRLSPGEQQRLAFARALLQKPDYLFLDEATSALDEETEGAMYKLMVESLPGAAIISIAHRSTVAAYHGRRLRYVPQDGEAARAAQAGEPGVSYRVVCEA; encoded by the coding sequence ATGTCCTCGACCACCCCGACTTCCGTCACCGTACCGGGCCCGGCCGTCCCTGCCAGGGCCCTCAAGATCCAGAGCCGGCTGCGCATGGCCGCGACCTGGGCGTTGATCAAGCCCTACTGGAAATCCGAAGACCGCGTGGCGGGCCTTGGCCTGCTCACCCTGGTGATCGCGCTGAACCTGGGCATCGTCTATATCAACGTGCTGCTCAACGAGTGGAACCGCGTGTTCTACAACGCGCTGGAGCAGCGCGACTATGCCTCGTTCAAGGTCCTGCTGCTGCGTTTCTCGTGGATTGCCGGCTTCTATATCGTTGCCTACCTGTCCCGCCAGTACTACACGATGATGCTGCAGATGCGCTGGCGTACCTGGATGACCGGCCAGTTCATGGACCGGTGGCTCGGGCACCAGGCGTACTACCGCATCGAACAGACCCACACCACCGACAACCCCGACCAGCGGATCGCGGACGACCTGCGCCTGTTCACCGACGGTGGCCTGTCGCTGTCGCTGGGACTTCTCAACTCGGTGGTGACGCTGATCTCCTTCGTCGGCATCCTGTGGACATTGTCGGGGCCGATCAGTTTTGCGCTGGGTGGCAGCGAGCTGATGATCCCGGGCTACATGGTCTGGTTTGCGGCAGGCTACGCCGTGGTCGGATCGCTGGTCGCGCACTTCGTCGGGCGTCCGCTGATCGGCCTGAACTTCCAGCAGGAACAGTACGAGGCGGATTTCCGTTTCACGCTGGTGCGGCTGCGCGAGAACAGCGAGCCCGTGGCGCTGTACCGCGGCGAGCCGACCGAGAAGGCAGGGCTGCGCGCACGCTTCGACCGCATCCGCGCCAACTGGAACCAGCTGATGCTGTACACGCGGCGCCTTAACTTCGTCAGCTCCGGCTATGCCCAGTTCGCCATCATCTTCCCGATCCTGGTGGCCGCGCCGCGCTACTTCGCCGGCAAGATGACGCTGGGCGGGCTGATGCAGATCAGCTCCGCCTTCGGCCAGGTGCAGGGCGCGCTGTCCTGGTTCGTCGACAGCTACGCCACGCTGGTGGGCTGGAAGGCGGCGGCCAACCGCCTGATCGATTTCCAGGAAGCGATCCGCGTGGCCGAGCGCCAGGACCTGGCGCCGGGCGGCACGCGCGATATCGAGGTGGTGCACACCGGCAAGCCGCAGGACGGCATCACCATCGACGGCCTCGCCCTGGCGTTGCCGGTGCGGGCGGCGCGCGGCGCGGCCGTGGGCCAGCGGCCGCTGGTGGCGCCGTTCTCGCTGTCGGTGGCGCCGGGCGAGCGCTGGCTGGTCAGCGGCCCGTCGGGCTGCGGCAAGAGCGTGCTGTTCCGCGCGCTGGCCGGGATCTGGCCGTACGGCAGCGGCACGGTGACCATGCCCGAGGGTGCGCGCATGCTGTTCCTGCCGCAGCGCAGCTACCTGCCGATTGGCACGCTGGCCGATGCGCTGGCCTACCCGGACGCCGGCACCGCGCACGACAAGGAAGCGCTGCAGGTGGCGCTGCGCCAGGCGCGGCTGGCCGCGCTGGTGGACCAGCTCGACGTGTTCGACAACTGGTCGCTGCGGCTGTCGCCGGGCGAGCAGCAGCGGCTGGCCTTTGCGCGCGCGCTGCTGCAGAAGCCCGACTACCTGTTCCTGGACGAGGCCACCAGCGCGCTCGACGAGGAAACCGAGGGCGCCATGTACAAGCTGATGGTGGAGTCGCTGCCCGGCGCGGCGATCATCAGCATCGCGCACCGCAGCACCGTCGCGGCTTACCACGGCCGGCGCCTGCGCTATGTGCCGCAGGATGGGGAGGCCGCCCGGGCTGCGCAAGCCGGCGAGCCTGGGGTAAGCTATCGAGTTGTATGCGAAGCGTGA
- the ubiE gene encoding ubiquinone/menaquinone biosynthesis methyltransferase (Catalyzes the carbon methylation reaction in the biosynthesis of ubiquinone and menaquinone~K03183: ubiE; ubiquinone/menaquinone biosynthesis methyltransferase [EC:2.1.1.163 2.1.1.201]), giving the protein MSETHFGFEKVDEEEKAGKVAGVFHSVASKYDVMNDLMSGGMHRLWKMFTIAQAGVRPGHKVLDIAGGTGDLAKAFAKQAGPTGQVWLTDINESMLRVGRDRLLNKGIVTPVCLCDAERIPFPDNYFDLVTVAFGLRNMTHKDAALAEMRRVVKPGGKVMVLEFSKVWKPLEKAYDVYSFKVLPWLGERVAGDAPSYRYLAESIRMHPDQVSLVRLMEHAGLDNVEYFNLTAGVVALHVGRKY; this is encoded by the coding sequence ATGAGTGAAACCCACTTCGGGTTCGAAAAGGTCGACGAAGAGGAGAAGGCCGGCAAGGTCGCCGGCGTGTTCCATTCGGTGGCGAGCAAGTACGACGTGATGAACGACCTGATGTCGGGCGGCATGCACCGGCTCTGGAAGATGTTCACCATCGCCCAGGCGGGCGTGCGGCCCGGCCACAAGGTGCTGGACATCGCCGGCGGCACCGGCGACCTGGCCAAGGCCTTCGCGAAGCAGGCCGGCCCGACCGGGCAGGTCTGGCTGACCGATATCAACGAGTCGATGCTGCGCGTGGGCCGCGACCGGCTGTTGAACAAGGGCATCGTCACCCCGGTATGCCTGTGCGACGCCGAGCGCATCCCGTTCCCGGACAATTACTTCGACCTGGTCACGGTGGCCTTCGGCCTGCGCAACATGACGCACAAGGATGCCGCGCTGGCCGAGATGCGCCGGGTGGTCAAGCCGGGCGGCAAGGTCATGGTGCTGGAGTTCTCCAAGGTGTGGAAACCCCTGGAGAAGGCCTACGACGTCTATTCTTTCAAGGTGCTCCCCTGGTTGGGGGAGCGCGTGGCAGGGGATGCCCCCAGCTATCGCTATCTCGCGGAATCGATCAGAATGCATCCAGACCAGGTCTCACTTGTACGCTTGATGGAACATGCCGGCCTGGATAATGTCGAATACTTCAATCTGACGGCCGGAGTGGTGGCGCTCCACGTCGGGCGGAAGTATTAG
- a CDS encoding membrane protein, with protein MSSIRGKFLVGSLITAIALGVMFDANAKRMGGSRSIGKQSESVTQRQQAPQPTSPTQQAQQPAQQAAPATAGAAGAAAAAAPKRNWGGILGGIAAGLGIGWLLSHFGLGGAALSFLSNLILIALVAFAAIWLIRKFRGGSKRTQQPAFAGAGNAPNLGRNAEPMLREPTPVPSASPATNTVLPAAAAAPLAADAVAQQPWGVPADFDTEAFMRNAKVHFVRLQAAWDAGNLEDIREFTTPEMFAEIKMDLAERGAEVNKTDVVTLEGQLLGIESTPAQHIASVRFSGMIREKAGEVAQPFGEVWNLAKPASGTGGWLLAGIQQES; from the coding sequence ATGTCGTCAATTCGTGGGAAGTTCCTGGTGGGGTCGCTGATTACCGCGATTGCCTTGGGAGTGATGTTCGACGCCAATGCCAAGCGCATGGGCGGTTCGCGCAGCATCGGGAAGCAATCTGAGTCGGTCACGCAGCGCCAGCAGGCGCCGCAGCCCACTTCGCCGACCCAGCAGGCGCAGCAGCCCGCACAACAGGCAGCTCCGGCAACGGCCGGCGCAGCCGGCGCGGCCGCGGCCGCGGCGCCCAAGCGCAACTGGGGCGGCATCCTGGGCGGCATCGCCGCCGGCCTGGGTATTGGCTGGCTGCTGTCGCACTTTGGCCTGGGCGGCGCGGCGCTGAGCTTCCTGTCCAACCTGATCCTGATCGCGCTGGTCGCGTTCGCCGCGATCTGGCTGATCCGCAAGTTCCGCGGCGGCAGCAAGCGCACCCAGCAGCCGGCCTTCGCTGGTGCCGGTAACGCCCCGAACCTGGGCCGCAACGCCGAGCCCATGCTCCGTGAGCCGACGCCCGTCCCTTCGGCTAGCCCGGCCACCAACACGGTACTGCCCGCCGCGGCAGCCGCACCGCTGGCAGCCGATGCCGTGGCCCAGCAGCCGTGGGGCGTGCCGGCCGACTTCGACACCGAAGCCTTCATGCGCAACGCCAAGGTCCACTTCGTGCGACTGCAGGCCGCGTGGGACGCCGGCAACCTGGAGGACATCCGCGAGTTCACCACGCCGGAAATGTTCGCCGAGATCAAGATGGACCTGGCCGAGCGCGGCGCCGAAGTCAACAAGACCGACGTGGTCACGCTGGAAGGCCAGCTGCTCGGCATCGAGTCGACGCCGGCCCAGCACATCGCCAGCGTGCGATTCTCGGGCATGATCCGCGAGAAGGCCGGCGAGGTGGCCCAGCCGTTCGGCGAGGTGTGGAACCTGGCCAAGCCCGCCAGCGGTACCGGCGGCTGGCTGCTGGCCGGCATCCAGCAAGAGTCCTGA